Within Pseudomonas paeninsulae, the genomic segment ATTGGAGCGCCACTTCGACAAGATCACCAACGTGCAAGTCACCATGGAGGTCGAGAAGCTCAAGCAGAAAATCGAAGCGACCCTGCATATCGCCGGCGGCGAAGTGGTCGCCAATGCCGAGCACGACGACATGTACGCAGCCATCGACCTACTGACCGACAAACTCGACCGCCAACTCATCAAGCACAAGGAAAAGCAGATCGACCGCCAGCAGGGCGCTATGGCCCGCTGAGATCGCCTCCCTCCTATGATCCGACTCGAAAATATCCTGACCCCCGGCCGTTCCCTGGTGAACGTGCCGGGAGGCAGTAAGAAACGCGTACTCGAACAGATAGCCAACCTGGTGGCACGCGAACTGCCCGACCTGGATGGCCAAGACATCTTCGAAAGCCTGATCGCCCGTGAAAAACTCGGCTCGACCGGTTTCGGTAATGGCATTGCCATTCCGCACTGTCGCCTGCCGGGCTGTAACGCACCGATCAGTGCGCTGTTGCGCCTGGATGCAGCGGTGGACTTCGACGCCATAGACGGCGCCCCGGTCGACCTGCTGTTCGTCCTGCTGGTACCGGAAGCGGCCACCGACGAACACTTGGAACTGCTGCGCCAGATTGCCAGCATGCTCGACCGCAGCGATGTGCGTGAGCGTTTGCGCCAAGCCCAGAGCAGCGACGCGCTGTATCAGGTCGTGGTGGACATACAAAGCCAACTCAACCGGGCCTGACCATGCGCTTGATCATCGTCAGCGGTCGCTCCGGCTCCGGCAAAAGCACCGCCCTCGACGTCCTTGAGGACAACGGCTTCTACTGCATCGATAACCTGCCGGCCGGCCTGCTCCCCGAACTGGCGGAGCGCACCCTGCAGGACACCGAACTGCTCCACCCACAAGTCGCCGTGTCGATCGACGCGCGCAACCTGCCCAGCCAGCTCAAGCGTTTCCCGGAAATCCTCGAAGAGGTCCGTGCGCGGCATATCAAGTGCGACGTGGTCTACCTGGATGCCGATGAGGAAACCCTGCTCAAGCGTTTTTCCGAGACCCGCAGGCGCCATCCGCTGACCAACGCGAACCGCTCGCTGGCCGAGGCCATTGCCGATGAAAGTCTGCTGCTCGGGCCAATCACCGACCTCGCCGACCTGCAAATCGACACCACCCATCTCAACCTCTACCAGTTGCGCGACAGCCTGAAGCTGCGCCTGCTCAATCAACCGGAGCCAGGCACGGCCTTTCTGGTCGAGTCGTTCGGCTTCAAGCGCGGCATGCCGGTGGATGCCGATCTGGTGTTCGATGTGCGCTGCCTGCCCAACCCCTACTGGAAGCCGGACCTGCGCGATTTTTCCGGGATCGACCAGCCGGTTGCCGATTATCTGGCGGCCCAGGCCGATGTCGAGGAAATGTTCCAGGACATCCTCGCCTACCTGAAGAAATGGCTGCCCCGCTTCGCCGCCAGCAACCGCGCCTATGTCACGGTGGCAATAGGTTGCACTGGCGGTCATCACCGCTCGGTATACCTGGCCAATCGCCTGGGCGAGGCCCTGAAACCCATTCTGAAAAACGTCCAGGTTCGCCACCGCGACCTTAGCTAAGGATCCTGCCGCGATGCCCACCTGCCAAGTCACCATCATCAACAAACTGGGCCTGCATGCACGCGCAGCCGCCAAGTTCGTCGGTGTCGCCGGGCGCTTCCCCTGCCAGGTCAGGGTCGGCCGCGCACCGGAGAGCCTGGTGGACGGCAAAAGCATCATGGCGGTAATGATGCTCGCGGCTGGCAAAGGCACGCCGATTCACCTGCACACCGAAGGTGAGCAGGACGATGACGCACTCAACTCCCTGGTCGAACTGATCAACAACTACTTCGACGAAGGCGAATAAGCGCGCAAGCGACAAGCAGTGTGCCCTCGTATTCACTCAGTTGACCTCCTGTTTTTCTTGCAGCTTTAGATTGCCAGGGACAGAGAACCTTGAGAAACAGCCAAACGAAAGGGCGCCAATGGGCGCCCTTTCGTTTTTTACTTTTAGCTTGCCGCTTAGGGCTGGCGTCAGCTACCCGCCACCGTCATCTTCTCGATCAACACCGAGCCGGTGCGGATATTACTGCGCAGCTCGAGATCGTTACCCACCGCGACTATCTGTTTGAACATGTCGCGCAGGTTGCCGGCGATGGTCACCTCCTGCACCGGGAACTGGATCTCGCCGTTCTCTACCCAAAAACCACCAGCCCCTCGCGAATAGTCGCCGGTGACCATGTTCAGGCCCTGGCCCATCAACTCGGTGACCAACAGGCCACGGCCCATGCGCTTGAGCAGCGCGTTCTGGTCTTCCGCGCCATGGCTGACGAACAGATTATGCACACCTCCAGAGTTGGCCGTACTCGGCATGCCCAGCTTGCGCCCCGAGTAGGTGCCCAGCACGTAGGAGACCAGCTCGCCGCCCGCGACAAAGGGCTTGGCATAGGTCGCCAGCCCATCGCCGTCGAAGGCCGCACTGCCCAGGGCACGCGGAATATGCGGACGCTCGTCGAGAGTCAGCCACTCGGGGAACAACTGCTGGCCCAGGGCACCTTCGAGAAAGGATGACTTACGGTACAGGTTGCCGCCGGAAATAGCCGCGAGGAAATGCCCAAACAGCCCCGTCGCCAGTTCGGCGGAAAACAGCACCGGCACTTCGCAGGTCGGTACCGGCCGCGCGCCCAGACGACTGACCGCACGCTGCGCGGCACGCTGACCAATCCCTGCGGCATCGGCCAGCAGCTCGCCCTGACGATTGACGTCATACCAGTAATCGCGCTGCATCTGCCCGCCATCTTCGGCGATCATCACACAGCTCAAGCTGTGCCGCGTGCTGGCATAGCCTGAGATGAAACCATGACTATTGCCATAGACCCTGCAGCCCTGATGGGTATTGAGGGTGGTGCCGTCGGCGTTCTTGATCCGCGGGTCCGCGGCAAAGGCTGCAGCTTCACAGCGCAGCGCCTGCTCGATGGCCTGCTCCGGACTGACCGCCCAGGCGTGATACAAATCCAGTTGCGGAAACTCGCGCGCCATCAGCTCGGCATCGGCCAAGCCTGCTGCCTCATCTTCCGACGCATGCTTGGCGATCGCCAGAGCCGCCGCCACGGTTTCCCGGATAGCGGCATCGCCACTTGCCGAGGTGCTGGCCGAGCCCTTGCGCTGGCCGACATACAGGGTGATACCGAAACCCTGGTCACGATTGAATTCGACCGTTTCGACTTCGCCCTGGCGAACCGACGTGGACAAGCCTTGTTCCACCGACACGGCCACCTCACAGCCACTGGCGCCCTGCTTCTTCGCCTCGGCGATAATCTGCTCGACCTGGGCCTGCAACTGCGGCACGGCTTCGGGGCCGACACTATCTACTGCACTCATAACCACTCCTAAGAATCTGTTCCGGATCTACTGCGAGCTTCGCGCGTGATGCTGCGGGCTGAACGCTTGCAGTTGGATACTTGCTATCATGGCGGCGTTTTCCATTGGACCCCCCCCATGCCTGAATATCTTGATGACTTCTCCGGCGAGAAGAGTAAAACCCAGGTCAAGCGCGAGCTGCACGCCTTGCAAGACCTGGGTCAACGCCTGACCACCCTGAAGCCCGACTTGCTCAACAAACTGCCGTTGACCGACGAAATGCGCCGCGCCCTCGAAGAGGCGCCCAAGCACACGGCCAATTCCGCGAAAAAGCGCCATATGCAGTTTATCGGCCGGCTGATGCGCGATCAGGACATCGAAGCGATTCTTACCCTGCTCGACCAGCTTGATGCCTCCACCCGTCAGTACAACGAACGCTTTCATGGCCTGGAGCGCTGGCGTGACCGTCTTATCAACGGTACCGACGACACCCTGGAAGCCTTTGTTGGCGACTATCCTGAAGCAGATCGGCAACACCTGCGGCAGTTGATTCGCCAGGCCCAGCACGAACTGGCGCAGAACAAAGCGCCAGCGACCTCGCGCAAAATCTTCAAGTACATCCGCGAACTGGACGAAGCCCAACGCGGATTGCGTTGATCCTGCCGTAAAGGTGGGTAACGCCCTCGGCTAACCCACGTCCTAGGAGCCTGTGCCGCCGACGGTAATCGCATCGATCTTCAGGGTCGGCTGGCCGACGCCGACCGGCACCGATTGACCGTCCTTGCCGCAGGTGCCGACGCCGCTGTCCAGGGCCAGGTCGTTGCCGACCATCGATACCCGGCTCATGGCCTCGGGGCCGTTGCCGATCAGGGTGGCGCCCTTGACCGGCGCGGTGATCTTGCCGTCTTCGATCAGGTAGGCCTCGCTGGTGGAGAAGACGAACTTGCCGCTGGTAATGTCGACCTGGCCGCCGCCGAGGTTGGCGCAGTAAATGCCTTTCTTCACCGAGCGGATGATTTCTTCCGGGTCGCTTTCCCCAGCCAGCATGTAGGTATTGGTCATCCGCGGCATCGGCAGGTGCGCGTAGGATTCGCGGCGACCGTTGCCGGTGCGTGCCAGCCCCATCAGGCGGGCGTTCAGCTTGTCCTGCATATAGCCCTTGAGCACGCCGTTCTCGATCAGCGTGGTGCACT encodes:
- the ptsN gene encoding PTS IIA-like nitrogen regulatory protein PtsN, which gives rise to MIRLENILTPGRSLVNVPGGSKKRVLEQIANLVARELPDLDGQDIFESLIAREKLGSTGFGNGIAIPHCRLPGCNAPISALLRLDAAVDFDAIDGAPVDLLFVLLVPEAATDEHLELLRQIASMLDRSDVRERLRQAQSSDALYQVVVDIQSQLNRA
- the yjgA gene encoding ribosome biogenesis factor YjgA; its protein translation is MPEYLDDFSGEKSKTQVKRELHALQDLGQRLTTLKPDLLNKLPLTDEMRRALEEAPKHTANSAKKRHMQFIGRLMRDQDIEAILTLLDQLDASTRQYNERFHGLERWRDRLINGTDDTLEAFVGDYPEADRQHLRQLIRQAQHELAQNKAPATSRKIFKYIRELDEAQRGLR
- the rapZ gene encoding RNase adapter RapZ, which gives rise to MRLIIVSGRSGSGKSTALDVLEDNGFYCIDNLPAGLLPELAERTLQDTELLHPQVAVSIDARNLPSQLKRFPEILEEVRARHIKCDVVYLDADEETLLKRFSETRRRHPLTNANRSLAEAIADESLLLGPITDLADLQIDTTHLNLYQLRDSLKLRLLNQPEPGTAFLVESFGFKRGMPVDADLVFDVRCLPNPYWKPDLRDFSGIDQPVADYLAAQADVEEMFQDILAYLKKWLPRFAASNRAYVTVAIGCTGGHHRSVYLANRLGEALKPILKNVQVRHRDLS
- the pmbA gene encoding metalloprotease PmbA, whose translation is MSAVDSVGPEAVPQLQAQVEQIIAEAKKQGASGCEVAVSVEQGLSTSVRQGEVETVEFNRDQGFGITLYVGQRKGSASTSASGDAAIRETVAAALAIAKHASEDEAAGLADAELMAREFPQLDLYHAWAVSPEQAIEQALRCEAAAFAADPRIKNADGTTLNTHQGCRVYGNSHGFISGYASTRHSLSCVMIAEDGGQMQRDYWYDVNRQGELLADAAGIGQRAAQRAVSRLGARPVPTCEVPVLFSAELATGLFGHFLAAISGGNLYRKSSFLEGALGQQLFPEWLTLDERPHIPRALGSAAFDGDGLATYAKPFVAGGELVSYVLGTYSGRKLGMPSTANSGGVHNLFVSHGAEDQNALLKRMGRGLLVTELMGQGLNMVTGDYSRGAGGFWVENGEIQFPVQEVTIAGNLRDMFKQIVAVGNDLELRSNIRTGSVLIEKMTVAGS
- the hpf gene encoding ribosome hibernation-promoting factor, HPF/YfiA family, which codes for MQVNISGHQLDVTDALRDYIDEKLGRLERHFDKITNVQVTMEVEKLKQKIEATLHIAGGEVVANAEHDDMYAAIDLLTDKLDRQLIKHKEKQIDRQQGAMAR
- a CDS encoding HPr family phosphocarrier protein, yielding MPTCQVTIINKLGLHARAAAKFVGVAGRFPCQVRVGRAPESLVDGKSIMAVMMLAAGKGTPIHLHTEGEQDDDALNSLVELINNYFDEGE